One Gaiella occulta genomic region harbors:
- a CDS encoding MBL fold metallo-hydrolase: protein MKLTVIGCSPAWPNPGGAQSGYLVESDGTRVLLDCGPGVLARLREAEPWPTPDAIVISHFHLDHWGDLVPWVWGSMFQAGGHTPPALWLPPGGRAALADHGSRLGFASMFEQVFAAREYAPQAPFAVGALTLTMAPMLHYRMPAYGARVEAGGATLAYSADTGPTDALSELGRDADLFLCEATLRDAAADGVPRGHLCAAEAVAAAQRAGARRLLITHRPYELPLDEGLELAYDGLETPV from the coding sequence GTGAAGTTGACCGTCATCGGCTGCTCGCCGGCGTGGCCCAACCCCGGCGGGGCGCAGTCGGGATACCTCGTGGAGTCGGACGGGACGCGCGTGCTGCTCGACTGCGGGCCGGGCGTACTCGCCCGCTTGCGCGAGGCCGAGCCCTGGCCGACCCCCGACGCGATCGTGATCTCGCACTTCCATCTCGACCACTGGGGAGACCTCGTTCCCTGGGTGTGGGGATCGATGTTCCAGGCCGGCGGGCATACGCCTCCCGCGCTCTGGCTTCCCCCCGGCGGCAGGGCGGCGCTCGCCGACCACGGCAGCAGGCTGGGCTTCGCGAGCATGTTCGAGCAGGTGTTCGCAGCGCGCGAATACGCGCCGCAGGCGCCGTTCGCCGTCGGCGCGCTGACGCTGACGATGGCGCCGATGCTCCACTACCGCATGCCCGCGTACGGCGCGCGCGTGGAGGCCGGCGGGGCGACGCTCGCCTACTCGGCGGACACGGGGCCGACCGATGCCCTCTCCGAGCTCGGGCGCGACGCCGACCTGTTCCTGTGCGAGGCGACGCTGCGCGACGCCGCCGCGGACGGCGTGCCGCGGGGACATCTCTGCGCCGCCGAGGCGGTCGCGGCGGCGCAGCGCGCCGGCGCGCGAAGGCTCTTGATCACGCACCGCCCGTACGAGCTGCCGCTCGACGAGGGTCTCGAGCTCGCCTACGACGGGCTCGAGACACCGGTCTGA
- a CDS encoding CAP domain-containing protein, whose amino-acid sequence MRRTAVIGALLLALSGVVAGTSGASARAETSAVRLPGLEQGIFSKLNQLRRSRGLATLSVSRALDASAVMHSKAMAAGGFFAHSSADGTPFSDRIKRFYPPMPGGAWSVGENLLYNTAAVDADAALASWLASPPHREILLGVRWREVGVGAVRAPSSTGTFGEGPVWIITMDFGARGSVPSRTLAKPRPK is encoded by the coding sequence ATGCGGCGGACGGCAGTCATCGGCGCGCTCCTGCTCGCGCTCAGCGGCGTTGTCGCCGGGACGTCGGGAGCGTCGGCACGCGCCGAGACGAGCGCGGTCAGGCTCCCCGGCCTCGAGCAGGGCATCTTCTCGAAGCTCAACCAGCTGCGGCGGAGCCGTGGCCTCGCGACCTTGAGCGTCTCCCGCGCGCTCGACGCGTCCGCCGTCATGCACTCGAAGGCGATGGCCGCCGGCGGGTTCTTCGCCCACTCCTCCGCCGACGGGACACCGTTCTCGGATCGCATCAAGCGCTTCTACCCGCCGATGCCGGGCGGCGCGTGGTCGGTCGGGGAGAACCTCCTCTACAACACGGCCGCGGTCGACGCGGACGCCGCGCTCGCGTCCTGGCTCGCCTCGCCGCCGCACCGCGAGATCCTGCTCGGCGTTCGCTGGCGCGAGGTCGGCGTCGGCGCCGTCCGCGCCCCGTCGTCGACGGGCACATTCGGCGAAGGGCCGGTGTGGATCATCACGATGGACTTCGGCGCGCGTGGCTCCGTCCCGAGCCGCACCCTCGCCAAGCCCC